AGTGAGAGGCATTGAAGTCCATGCTCCGGAAGACATCACCGACCTTCATGACCATCATCCACCGCGTGTTGTGGATCGCTGGATCTACATGAACGGCGTCCATTGCATTGATCTTCTGCGCTACCTGGGCGGCGAGGTGGCTACGGTCACAGCGGCCCAGGTTGGTAAGGAGAATTCACGGGGCTATGCCGCAATGTTGAAATTCACGGGCGGAGGAGTTGGACAATACACGTCCCATTGGTACGCCCCGGGCCGCTGGCGCGTGGCGCTCTATGCCGATGGGCTCTGCTGCCTGATCCAGCCTCTCGAATCGGCGAAGGCGATCTACCGGGGAGGCCGCGAGGAGCCCATTCCGCTGTCGGAGGAGGATCAGCGGTTCAAGCCCGGTTTCTATGACCAAGCCAGGTACTTCCTGGAGTGCATCATGGCCGGGAAAGCCGTTGCACATCCGGGATGCGATCTGCCTGACTACCTGAAAACGGTTGGCCTAATAGACATCATCAACGGCGAGAAACCGCAGATCAACTAACGATGGGCACTGCTGCTCCCACTCTCGTCTTCGTCGAATCCGGGTCGGATATAGACCGGATGCGCCATGTGGGCGACGGACGGGATAGATCTCTCAGGATCATCGCGCTTAGTCCGGAAGCCGAATACGCGCTGGAGAAAGCCGGGCTGCCGTTCGCGCTTGCGGACGACTACTACACGGGCGAAGAGATCACGCAAGCGGGAATTGCCAACTATGATCGGGTCGATGAGTTCTGTGCGTATGTAGATGCCTGGTTCGAGCAGCGTTCGGAGATCGTCAAGCGGTTTGGTTTGAAACCGGCCCGGTTCAACGTGTATCCGCTTAAGATCCTCTTCGATGCGGTCAGCGTTCGGCTGATCATCTTGAGGCGGATTCTGACTCAGGAGAAGCCTGTGGAAGTCTGGGCTGCTCCGGAGGAACAGGGGGACCATCCCTTAGATCCCTTCCTTTTCTTCGGTGCCTCCATCTTCGCCAGACTCCTGCCGTCAGTCTGCGCCAGCCTCGGCATCCCCTTCAGAACCTGGAAAATTGACGGCCACTGCGCTGATGCTGTCCCGACGGCCTTGCATGACCTGGTGAATCCAGGCCGATCGCGCAACAGGTATACCGCGGCCTTCCATACCTGCTGGCCTCTGATTCAAGACCTCGGTCGTG
This genomic stretch from Nitrospirota bacterium harbors:
- a CDS encoding Gfo/Idh/MocA family oxidoreductase; protein product: MARTVLTIGFIGAGRMARAHAAVLRTMPNVMLKACCGRRLKSGQAFGKEFGIPEAYANYEELLARAKVDVYWVTPSVLELPTVAKACLRTCKAVFLEKPVGLSLEEAQEVADVAAQSSSIHMVGLNRRFYSNINAAVRLAEKHGRVRGIEVHAPEDITDLHDHHPPRVVDRWIYMNGVHCIDLLRYLGGEVATVTAAQVGKENSRGYAAMLKFTGGGVGQYTSHWYAPGRWRVALYADGLCCLIQPLESAKAIYRGGREEPIPLSEEDQRFKPGFYDQARYFLECIMAGKAVAHPGCDLPDYLKTVGLIDIINGEKPQIN